A segment of the Scomber japonicus isolate fScoJap1 chromosome 5, fScoJap1.pri, whole genome shotgun sequence genome:
TTTATACAATACCATAATAGTCTATACTATATTTtgcagtgtacacacacacatttcacagcaGAGTAAACACATATTATGCAATAAACTTGTACCAACTTTAAGAAAGCCCTAGAGAAATgtaaaggaggagaggatggattGATGGAGAGCTATTATTATTGGGGGGCAGTGtgtctcaatagagagtattcAGTGGTGAGAAAATGTGAAGCTGCCTGCAACACAGATAAATGATTTCCGCAGTGTGTTTTCTCTGGCAAGGCTTTGTCCAAATACGTTGCATGGGAGAGTTACAGTGTGAATATGTGTCTGCAAACGAAACACTTGTTGTTTTTGGATGGCACGTGTAGGTATTTGTTTCTAAAGCCGGTATTTCTGTGCTTGTGCTGCTTTGAATTTGctcttatgtttgtgtgtgtgtgcttattcCAGGAAGAGGAGCTGGAGCGTTTGGAGAGGGAGTTTGCCATTCAGTCCCAGATTACGGAAGCGGCCAGGCGTCTTGCCAGCGATCCTCATGTGAGCAGTAAGAAGctgaagaaacagaggaagactTCTTATCTGAACGCACTGAAGAAGCTCCAGGAAATTGAAAACTCTATCAATGAGTACCGGGTCCGATCTGGCAAGAAGCCTACGCAGAGGGCGTCGCTTATCATTGAAGGTACCAGTATACCCCAACCACTACTATAGGAAAATCAACTTGTCCTCATATCTCTATTTCTTTGAACTGTAGTTTGAGTCCACATGCAGATGCTGTTTAGAGGAGTAATAGAAATCCACATATTGGCTAGTAAAGCTGACAAGTTCCAAATGAGTTGCTTTTTGACAGTCTGAAACTTTAAGAATATGTTGTAATTGTACCATTTGTTTGTCCTATAGAGGCCAATATTGGCTCTGAAGACAGTTCACTGTCTGACGCACTGGTCTTAGATGATGGTGAGTCATATTTCTTAATTACCGCTGCTCTTTCATAATAAAACGGTAATTAAATGACTCAAAGAGTGTTAATTAATCCAATCATTTCTTGGTTCCAGATGATCCTCAAGTTACAGGTACTCCCACCTTTTCCCCAGTGGGGTCACCTCACAAGGGCCTCCCTCCTCGGCCACCATCTCACAGTCGGCCTCCTCCACCGCAGTCCCTGGATGGCCTGAGACACCTGCACTACACACGCTCTGACTATGATAAGTCACCCATTAAACCCAAAATGTGGAGCGAATCATCACTGGATGAGCCCTATGAAAAAGTCAAGAAACGCTCCTCTCACTCCAGGTATGAGGGAGTTTGTCTGAAGTATTATTTAGTGTAGTATATGTGTGAGGCTGCCCACAACCTAAACAAccacatttgcatttaaaatataGTTTAGTCATCTCAAGTGaaattcatatatttcatcTAACTCTACAACTAAAATCAACAGCACATCATACATAGATTTCCCATGTGAAAGGAGTATAAATAAtcatatgtattttaaataatgATCTTACTTGCCTCTCTGTCAAGTCACAGGCGTTTCCCAAGCTCCGGCAGTGCTGAAGCAGGGGGGAGTAACTCTCTGCAGAACAGCCCCATCAGGAGCCTTCCTCACTGGAGTTCTCAGTCCAGCATGCCGTCAACCCCAGACCTGAGGACAAGGACCCCACATTACGTACATTCCACGAGGTCAGTCTTTATAATCAGTTGTCTATTTGTTATTCAAGACTTGTGTTACTTTGGCAAACACCACAGATGCGGTGCAGAAATGTTCAGTAATGGCTCCCATTTCTGGTTCTATGTACATGACCACTGGAATGGGCTAAAAGGGCTTCCTCTTCTGTGTTTCctcaatctttctctctttttgcatTATCTAAACTAAGTGCAAGtaggttttgttttgtataaaaaaATCACTTAGGCCCTTGGCTATTAGATTCACAGTTCCAGTTCTGAAGATCTCTTCAAGCTCAGCCCTtctcattcaacattttttgacTTTCTGTATGTTACAGGTCAGTGGACATCAGTCCCACACGTCTGCACAGTCTCGCTCAGCACTTTAGGAACCGTAGTTCTAGCCTTGAGTCTCAGGGCAAACTGTTGGTGTCGGAAGccgacacacacccacacaccctgGGCACACTGGGCAGCCCTGACTTCTTCTTAGGCCCAGGACGTAGCTCCAATGGCTCTGACCCATTGGATGACTGCTCATCCTGCACCAGCCAGAGCAGCTCAGAGCATTACTACCCCTCTGGCGGACCCCTGGCCCCTGGCAGCAATCCCAACTACTCTACCCTGGGAGAGGACTCACCTTCCAAAGcgaggcagaggcagaggcaaAGGCACAGGTAAGGGTGGAGGGGTAAGAAAAGACACTTCTTATTTTGTAATAACTCTGTTTAGAAATAAACATTCCTAGGTTGATGCATGTGTTCTCTTTTCAGGTCTGCAGGTCATCTGGGGTCCTCTAACTCTGGCTCAATGCCAAATCTGGCAGCTAAGAATGGCTCTGGTGGAGGCTCTGGTGGAGGTGGGATAGGAGGAGGACACCATGGAGTCTACCTCCACAGCCAGAGCCAACCCTCCTCCCAGTACCGCATCAAAGAGTACCCATTGTACGTGGAGGGCAGCCCCAACCCGGTGGTGGTGCGAAGCTTGGAGAGCGATCAGGAGGGCCACTACAGTGTGAAGGCCCAATTCAAGACCTCTAGCTCCTACACGGCCGGGGGACTGTACAAGGAGGcctggggaggagaggaaggaggagaagggagtgGTCGACTCACGCCGTCCCGCTCCCAGATCGTACGGACTCCGTCATTGGGGcgagagggaggtggaggaggggggagggcaGCTGTGTCTGAAGAGTTGAGATGCTGGTACCAGAGGTCGTCAGGGAGCCTGAAGGAAAGAAGTCACTCAGGATCGACTTCCTCTGAGACAGGGTCACAGCAAGGCACTCTGGGACATGGTCGGGGGAGTCGGGTAGGAACACTCGCCAAGGGCTCACCAGGTGAGTCTTCATCTGTTCACTTTGAACCAGCTCTCATCTAAGTAAAGATTAAGAGCAAGTCCTGTGTTCTGGATTAAAGTCTATCCCTGTTTATTTAGCTTTGCAGAGGTTTTAACAATAACTgtcccaataaaaaaaaaccacactGCCCTGTGTGAGGCTCAAACTCTCaaccttcagattatgagactgacaCACTGCGTACTGCGCCAATGAGGCCTATGAtgaggtgtttttttgtggCTTCAGTGGCTCTCAAACTATAACGGAAAAGACTAGTAATAACTGAATTGTAATAACGATTCAAGAGTTTTAAATCTGAAATCAattcaaaaacatttacaataaacAATAGAGATTTGGTCAGGAAAAATATACTGCACTGTGTGAGGCTTTGCAagatcaaataatgtaaactgGCAGAATCTACTGCTCCATGTGAGGGTCAAATCCACAAGCTTTAAATTATGTGACAGATATTCTGTCTACTGCGCCAACAAAGCTAGTGGTTTAGTTTTATTATGTGTGTTCAGAGCTCCTAACAATAACTGGAAAACTCACTGAGtaattcaacatttaaattGAAATTTTAATTAGTTCATTTCTAATTAACAAGAGAATATGGCAAATCCAGCTGTCCACATTCTGGACTTGTAAGTGAACTCTCAGACTTTGACCATTACATATTAAACTGAACTTTCATTTTTTGGGTGAAAATCAACCTTTGCCCATATCTGCTGCTATATCATGTCAATCCTGGCTACTGCAAAATCTGTGTAAATCAATATCGTATGTCACTAAACCttcacattaaaattaaaatgggTAAACTGGTTGTTATGTGAGTCTGCAAGTGTATGGATATCTGGACATTTGGATTCAGACAGTGTTGTAGTATTGGCTATAGATAAACAGAGCTTTTTTAGATTCAAATTTTATGcagataaatatattttacGAAAGGAAAACACATGTGCCCCATATGTGAGGCTCAAACTCACaaccttcagattatgagactgacgggctgcctactgcgccaacgaggcaTAAACCACAcctgtatttgtgtatttttacagGTTGATACAataacagcaaaaacaaaatgtcagtAGGGTCATTCAgcatttattattacattttaatatattttaagttgatttaaaaaatgtaaataaaagacaaactgCATTTCCTCAGTAAATGTTGGTGTTCACCCTTGCCCGTCTCTGTATAACGTACAGGCTTGTGTGTTATAGGAGCATGTGACTGTTGTGTGGCAGGAAAATGGTCTGTGACACTAAGGCCCATAGACTGCTAAGGCCACATCCCTCTCACCTAATATGTGAAGCATAGTTGAAATTCCTTCGCTCCTCACTTTGTTGTGTCCTCTGCTATGTTTCTATTATGTGTTTGCTCTGTTCTCTGTATGTGTACATTTATTCGCTTGGTCTCTCTTTTGTCTCATGCTGCACATGTTGTATCTCATTCAGTAACTCTAACAGTCCGTTTTCCCCGTAGCTGCATCCCCTCACAGCCAGAGGAGTATGACGCCCTCCAGTGAACACGCAGCCACACCCACACCCCCCTGTAGCCCACAGCACATCCTCAACTGGCAGAGCGGGTAAGagacacacaaatcacacacatcaGCGCAAAAGGGTGACAGGAACTCTGAAGCCGGTTATGAATTTACATTGATTCAGGACAAACTGCATCTTGGTTCCTCAGCTGTTTTCCTGTCCATCTTTGTCCAAACCTAACTGTAACACGCTCACAGGCTTCCACTGTCTGTTGGATCTGTGTCGGCTGATGTTGTTCTTCACTGTGGAACTAATCCTAGAGGATGATTTTATGTGGTTTTGGGTTATTTTTAAACCTTCTTCGTACTCAAATGATATCCTCGTCTTGACTTTTCATcctattttactgtttgttaTCCTAATGTTTAACTCACTCGCATCTTTGTTCCTTGTTTCCTCACTCTTTTTCCTCTCACCTTATCCTTACGGAAAATTTTCTCACACCCTAATTTTGTCACCTCCTTCacgtttctctctctttctgtactaaccctcctttccttgtgtgtgtgtgtgtgtgtgtcctctctcctgGTTTAGAGGCACAGCAGACAGCTCTCCTACTGAGGACGTCTGTCAGTCTCCCCCTCAGCCCGGCTCTGATGCATAGAGGTACTGTCTGTGGTCTCGGCCCCTCGGTGGTCTAAACATAGAGTGCAACTGTTgggaaaaacacagcagcagcataaCAGAgattttagaagaaaaaaatcctggTAGCAAAAATATAATGCGACAGCCAATGTGCCAAATTGACTAAATGAACTCATGCAAGATATTTACGTACATCTGTGGGTGGATGACAATGGGGAAGGTTGATAATTTCTTGCTCGTTGATGGTGGAGGTATCTGTCATGTATTCCCTCTCTGGCCGTATCTGTATCTGATCTCTGCATGTGCTCTGCTCCGTGTTCTGACTGTGATGCTTCACTGTGGCTCATTCCCTACAGAGGGTTTTACTAATGAAAATACTTCaccttgtactgtatgtgttgtaaCAGACAGCATTctttaacaacaaaaaaaatcttatcagCAGATCAACACTTGAAATCATATAGATGTTAGTATTTGGAATAAATGTACCTTTTTCAGGCTGATCCTGGTCTCCTTGTCTTCCTCTGCAGGTCTTTCAGTGACAGCTGTTTTCTCAGCAGCCCCTTGTGTTCAGAGCTGGCAGATGTGCAGTGGTACGGACACGACAAGGCCAAACCTGGAACCCTGGTCTAAGACCTTCCTATAGGGCCCAGAAAAGTCCCATTGCCCTTTCCACTGTCCCTCACTACTACCCATTGACAACCAACAACCTCATCCATAAGGCCCTACAAAAACCCTGCCCTGACTGGACATGAGCCTCCCTCCTCCTGAGTCCTGCCCTCTATCCATCCCACCACATCTTTATTGCGCTCCTTCTATCACAGTTCAGCTGGACAGGGACACACTCGCTGGGCTCTGATAAGGGCTGTTTTCACAGGACGGACTGAGAGGTGCCACCTCAGCTGTTGAACTGTTGCCCTGCAGCACCACAGAGCCCCTTCTTTACTCACCCTCAGCACACAAGCAACTGGGCATGGTGGAGAAGGTGACGGGGAGAGAGAGcacagaaatatattaaacatacaaCTCAAACTCAACCATCCCAAAGGCGGCCATTCCAAGACCTGTTTCAAATCTCACCTTTGGTCCCCAACCTTATTATATCCAGTGCATTGCACCCAATCAGAGGATACCTGCTGGATTTGAGCCAccagtttaaaaaacaatttccATGTCCAACTAAACTGTGTTGGATTTCATTACTCCCATCTTGTTGTCTGTTTATTTCTCCCTGCATatttataaaaagaaagagaaaatggcaCAGACTTTTCAAAAAATCTGGATCAACAAATACTTAGATGACAAATTCCTCATCTCAGTTTAACCCACAACCAAAGACAACTACTGGATTGACTGGTCGCACCAGGTTCCCCAGGCTGGTGTCCCTGTCAGTCAACTGTATACGAGGGAAATCACAGGGACAATATCAGGATGGGACACTATCTGGGATATCGGCGAGGACTATAGCAATAACAAACATTGTAAAAGCATATGAACTGGTTTGAATCTCCAGAGTGAATAGAAGTAGACATTTTTCCATGTTCTCTGCCTTGTGATGCTTGGAGTAAAGGATCATTAGTGCGTCACAGGAACAATTTAGAGTTGTGGTTAGTGGGTTTGGCACTAAGCTTACTTCAGTGACTtcatcattcatgttaatttaacgTCTTTAGTCTTTACAGAATTTCTTTATCCACAACAGTTTCTGGTGGCCACATTGTGGATTGTGAGGCATAGCCTGCCTGAGCAGGTGTAGGGGGGCTCGGGGTGAACGTTAACATGGCCACATTCAGTCACAATTACTGCAAAATTTCATTTTGGCTGTAATTATGATATTGGAACAAGAAGCTCAGCTTTTACCACTTCGCTTTTTTTCACCTGAAAGTAAAACATGATTTGCTGTTGGCGTCAATTATAGTTCGACATTGAAACCATTCAGGCTATAGTAAattgtcttttctttcaggAATATTCCTCCTGCTTTGTTCGCACCTCTGTAATAGTTCTCCCCATGCTGAGTAACTATCAGTCCCTTTTAACTGTCTGATTTCTTGTCTCGCTGTCCATCTGTCTAGTATTTCAGGAGTATTCAGACTGAACACTTTACTCAGTGTTGGCcagaccacacacagacacacacacagacacagacaaacacacacacacacagttacagtcCTAACACTTGTAtttacaggcacacacaaattTATTTGTGCCAAACATGTAGGTGcttcacatttatattataattcaGCACTGAAAAAGCCACCTCATCAAGCTACAGACACCTCTAAGTCCTCGCCATCTACAGCCATTGTAAAAGACAGTCCACAAACCCTATAATTTGGTATCATGGGTGGAAGGAATCATTCAGACGTACTTTGTTCTTAAAGCACAACATTAACCGTGTCTGTGAGGGCTGGACCTACACTTCACATGATCTCATTTACTGCTCTCAATATTTTAATGATGGGTTTTATGAAATTGCATAAAGGCTAGACAAACACAAGTAAAACCACAAACAAGGTGTCATAGGTTAGCGCTCTGTAGTATATGGAAACTGATGGATTTCAAGTTGACAATAATTACTACGCAACTGTCAGGAAAGCCAAGAAGCCATagctgaaacagagagaaaaaagtgttATACATTCTAAAATGGAGAGAATTTCTCTCACACACCCCAATCAACAATCAAATGTTCAGAACAGGGTTAGAAAAGCACACCTGGTTTTGTATGAAGGAGGCAGAACTCTACGTTTTAGCAAAATCAATTTTCCTTCATCTTCACCTAACTTAGGAATTCATGTTTATCACTGTTTATTTGTTGCACAAAATCTGAATTCATCAGTTGTTGACATTGATAGAGTCTAATGAGCTCTCATAGCAGCATCATGTCTGGATAAGTGGTGTACCATGATTGTGTGGCACTGGAGGACTGGTACGCAAGCTACCCTATCCTCTAAAGTGTTCCCTTTATACACTGACTTAAGTTGCCCTAATCAGCCACTTTTTTTAGACAATTTTAGTATGAAGGTTTAGACCACTCCCTGCATGACTGGCTGGCCAAGAGTTATCTAACCATGCACAGTCAAATTTAAGAAATCTTTACCCAGGATTGGAGCTCCCTGGCTCCCATCTCATAGTGTGTTCAAGTCACCTACCGGTACTTTGCTTTGCTCTCTTAAAGCCTTTGCTCATAGTCTGTGTGCTAAAGACACAATCCCGTGCATGCCCTGCCAATCCAGTGACAAATAAAGACCCCAAAGACATCACTCAGCATAACTATGACATTAGCATGTCTCGGTCCATAGTGTTGCCCTGCTCCCAGAAAGTCCCATTTTTTGACCTTGTGGAAATGTCTGACCTCTGAGCCCAATGTGATGAAGTGTGACATCCCCTCCCTGTGTAGTTCCAAACACACCATATTTTCTCATCCATAGACATGTATAAGGTTTTTGTAATACTCCAAGAGAAATTAACTAActcttttttcagtcttttcctGTATGTACGGAGGGGCACTGTGGTTTTGTGGGGTTTTTGacattcacattcattgttttaaCAATGTTCCATTTTATATGAACcagtattgttttatttgtttttttttgttttttttttagttctgaCATTGTAACAACCCCTTCAGGTGCTACAGAATGACCAGTTACTGCTTTGTCACGTAGGATCTAGACATCTCTTCATGGTTATCAATAGATTCAATACCAGATGTGCAAAATGAAGcttattttaacagtttaattGTAGAACACTCCCCTACCAGACAATAGAGCATGTAACTTGATTTTATCAGTTTTGTTCAACTGTAACAATACATTAAACGTGTTGTAGAAAAAATGTGGAttcgatttaaaaaaaactgaattccacagttaatttattcttttttctattaaaaaatTTGTATAGTaactttacatttttcaaaactgTGTTGTTGGAAACTGATGATGAATTTTCCTGAGACGCTGTGGTGGATCTTGagattaagaaaaataaattattgaTGAATGTTCTCAAGATTATgcctttgtctttttatttttcttaaaaaaaaaaaaaaaaagagtcgtATCGTATTCACTTCCAAGTGTCTCacttcaaatcccaccacttcCGCTCCTCTGGACACACTCACTCT
Coding sequences within it:
- the frmd4a gene encoding FERM domain-containing protein 4A isoform X3, with amino-acid sequence MVVQGAVTPGRTRRLMLKLPVGTLRRNSGERMTEGRRCQVHLLDDRKLELLVQPKLMAKDLLDLVASHFNLKEKEYFGIAYTDETGHFSWLQLDRRVLEHEFPKKSGPIVLYFCVRFYIESISYLKDNATIELFFLNAKSIIYKELIEVDSDVVFELASYILQEAKGDFTSNDATRSDLKKLPALPTQALKEHPSLAYCEDRVIEHYKKLSGQSRGQAIVNYMSIVESLPTYGVHYYAVKDKQGIPWWLGLSYKGIFQYDHQDKVKPRKVFQWRQLENLYFREKKFSVEVHDPRSRASVTRRTFGHSGIAVHTWYACPALIKSIWAMAISQHQFYLDRKQSKSKIHAARSLSEIAIDLTETGTLKTSKLANMGSKGKIISGSSGSLLSSGSQESDSSQTAKKDMLAALRARQEALEETLRQRLEELKSICIREAELTGKLPKEYPLDPGEEPPTVRRKIGTAFKLDEQKILPKGEEEELERLEREFAIQSQITEAARRLASDPHVSSKKLKKQRKTSYLNALKKLQEIENSINEYRVRSGKKPTQRASLIIEEANIGSEDSSLSDALVLDDDDPQVTGTPTFSPVGSPHKGLPPRPPSHSRPPPPQSLDGLRHLHYTRSDYDKSPIKPKMWSESSLDEPYEKVKKRSSHSRRFPSSGSAEAGGSNSLQNSPIRSLPHWSSQSSMPSTPDLRTRTPHYVHSTRSVDISPTRLHSLAQHFRNRSSSLESQGKLLVSEADTHPHTLGTLGSPDFFLGPGRSSNGSDPLDDCSSCTSQSSSEHYYPSGGPLAPGSNPNYSTLGEDSPSKARQRQRQRHRSAGHLGSSNSGSMPNLAAKNGSGGGSGGGGIGGGHHGVYLHSQSQPSSQYRIKEYPLYVEGSPNPVVVRSLESDQEGHYSVKAQFKTSSSYTAGGLYKEAWGGEEGGEGSGRLTPSRSQIVRTPSLGREGGGGGGRAAVSEELRCWYQRSSGSLKERSHSGSTSSETGSQQGTLGHGRGSRVGTLAKGSPAASPHSQRSMTPSSEHAATPTPPCSPQHILNWQSGSFSDSCFLSSPLCSELADVQWYGHDKAKPGTLV